acgtGTTAGAATTAAATGACcgggaggaaaatgaaaatcactttCCAGTAATTTATGGCATTGGTAAGTAGCGTGTTGATCGGAGGGTTTATTGGTCTCACACTGACAAGACAAGCTCTGGTTAAAGGGCAATTCCACCAGCTAGTAAGCCCGTTGCTATTGGTGTGTCACAGCCTTAGGTTCAGATCCTGACTTCTCGGTGTATTTGCTGGGCAAGAAGCTTACCTTCTCTAACCTTTATctacaaaatagagaaaacatcCAAATCCTAAGGCTGTGAAAAGAAAAAGGGTAGCAAATATAAAGTGTAGGCATCACCCCCGTTAGGGGAAAGCTGAATGTCAGTGGTCTCTGCTCCCCCAAGAGGCCTCTCTGCTTTTTTCCAGCCAGTGCTCTGGGGGCTGGAGCAGGGCATTTGAATTTGAATCTTCTTATACTTAGGGAACTAATTAAGGTTTTGATTGAGAACAAAGATCCAAAGGAAAGTGTGCAACCACCAGGCTGAAGAAAACCCAGAACTTCCCTCCCTCCTATAACAGCCCCTAGGACTCCCAAGGCTGGAATAGGGTGAGCCCGGCTGTCCCTACAGAGGGCTCCTGCCATACCTGTGACATCTGATTTATTCGGCTGGGTGCTCACTGCTTTATTCTCTATACTTTGTATGTCTGAAATGGTTAGTAAAAACCAACACACAAACACCAGATTTGGCCCCAGTCCCAGGCCATGTTCGCAGCCGTGTTTGGTCACAGGGCTTGACCAGGGAGGCTTTGCCACGCGCTGCCTGAAGAGATGGCGCACCTCCTGTGGGGGGGACCCTTGGTTCGGAACCAGGTCTTACCTAGTCCAGCTCAGGCCTCAGCTCTTCTCAGCGAGATGCTTGGCTAAAGGGTTGCATTATCCCTTTCCAGGAAGGGAGACGCTACAGACACCTAAGAGTAACTTTGTTCAGTTTCCACTCTTTTCTCTCTGAGGGAGACTCATCCATATTCTATTACATGTGGTGGTGGAAGTGTGAGACTGTGCCAACCCTTGTGGCTTTTGTCAGTAGGAAGTCACCCTGTTGTCCCTCAACAGCTGTCAACATCAAAACCTCAGAGATCTACAGAGCCTCCTTCCAAGACCGAGGTCCGGAGGAGGAGCTACGTGCCGCACGAGCTTTAACAGGAGGACCAGTGAGTTTGATATCATCTTTATGTTACAGGGTTAAGGAAAAAAGGGGGGCATCAAACTCCAAAGTCTTAAGTTTTATAGACCTTAGAAATGAAAAGTTTATGTCAGTTCTTTAAAGTTGTACATGATCAGGAACCACCACGAACACACCATGTAGAATAATAATGAACGTTTTCAGTTATAAGCTCAAGACCCCAGTTCCCTGCCGTGAAGATGTTGGGGAGGTATGTGAACACCCAGCACCCAGATCCAAAGAGAACGAGCCCCTTTTACTTTGTAAGAACTTTACCAGTGAAGCTGCTGTAAAGAAAGGCAAGCTAAGGGGGAAGAAGAGCCTTCTCCCCTCTGCACCTCAGGATCACACTCTCCTCTGGACCAAGTAACTGAAGACCAGTTTGCTGGGATTAATTGATTAACCCCAAGAATAATCGAATCACTTTAAAAGTCTCGTTGCCTTAGGATGCTTTTTAATTAAGTAACaccttcattttaaaagttagaaaaataaaaacctaagacTTACACGTTGTTTGAGGAATGGGAGAAAGAAtccttttaaaatgcttaaagtgtgaaaaaaatagaaatcgcATTCAGAGCACCCAAAAGAAATCTCACTTATGAAATGCTGCCACTTTCATTGGAAATGTCTGGATTCAGTGGTCTGTTCTGCCAACCCTTTGACATTGTTAGGGATCCTTTTGCAGCCTCTCAAGTAGCGTAACAGCCTTGATTTAGCTAAGATTCAGGACATATTTCAGTCTCAGTAACCAAAATTGAACATTGCTGGTGAAGCTGAACACTACCATTGGCACATTTGAGAATTCAGGGAATTGATCATTTGGcaaattaacatttttacaaaTTGGTTTTTCCCTTCTTTTGATGGAGCAACGGCATGTGTACTTTTAAGTTTCAAGGTTACTCGGGGTGTGAATAATGAGGCAGTGTTTCATGTAGCATTGAGGAGTGTGGACTTCAGTCAGACACACCTGGGTCTGGGCCTGGCCCTAACGCTTATGGACGTGTGACCATGGGCAACGGGCCCgtctctctgagccttgggttTCCAGCCAAAATGGGAAAAATGCCATCTTCCTGCAGGACTGTTGTCAGAACTAAACAAAGTAATGTCTGTTTCCCACAAAGTGCAGTACCAGAGAGGTGGAAAGTATTCAGTAAGTAGCAGCTTCTGTTACTATGAGACAAAAATTGAAAGAAGCTTATCATCCAGACAAATGCCTTAATTTCAAGACTACACTGGAGCTTCCATTAAAGGTAGGGTTTAAGCTGATAACACTCCTTAAATTCTATCCTtgaaatgttctttttcagatgatTAGTATTTACGATGCAAAGACAGAACAACTTCGTATAGGACCATATTCCTGGATGCCATTTCCCCATGTGGATTTCTGGTTGCAGCAAGATGATAAGCAAATACTAGAGGTGAGAATTTACAGGTTGGGTAAATCTTAAATCTGtggaccttggtttcctcatctgtaaggaaaaaaaaaagggattagACTAGATAACAGCAGCTTTCCCTTCAGTGTTTGGAGGATGCCATTGGCAGACCCTGTTTAGCTGCTGTATCAGTCGGGGGTAAGTGGAGTCCTGGATGGACATCAACGCAGGGGAGCAGTAGGCAGCCAACTGCTTTGTTCTCATTAACCCAGGACACCTCGTTTCTTATGTAATTTTACAAATTACACATATAGTGATCTGAGAACAGCCTGATTAATGTTTAAGGAGCACAGAGAGACTCTGACATCTTTATCAAAGTAGGGAACAGAGCAGGGTTCTTCTCTCACGCCCCAaatcttgtttgtttttccagaacCTTTCCACGTCACCTCTGGCTGAGCCCCCCCACTTTGTTGAACATATCAGATCTACCttgatgtttttaaagaaatacccTTCTCCAGCTAACATGCTGTTTCCTGGAAATAAGGCTCTACTctacaaaaaaaatgaagatggcTTATGGGAAAAGATCTCTTCTCCaggaagctaaaaataaataggaattaCCAAAGAAAGCAACTTTTTGGCATGACAAAAGACCACTGGTGGAGGTAGGAAAGAATATGAATTTGGAATCTACATCCATTCAGTCTTAGGTCTCTTTCCTTGCTCCGTGTTTttcaaatgactttaaaataaaatcttattttggcAAAGGCATTTGTTTAGGTTTACTTTTTGGTTAGTAATGAGAGGCAGAGGAGAAGCCAGCTTTCGCACTGTGCTATAAGCAGCTATTTCAGATACTTGGGTAAGTCAGTCTAATTCTGCTAAATTAGTGAATGAGGGAAAAAACTGTCATCTATTTTGTTTAAAAGAACAATATTTAAAATGCAGTAAAGTTCGGTGAGAATTTATACATctcacagagattttttttttttgacctcaaACTATTTTAGAAGCATCAAATCCAAAACTGATGTTATATTTTTAGAaacctttatttttctgaaattgttATCCAAAAGGAAGTTACCATGCCCAATTAATGCTAAGATTTATGAAGTGACCTCAGTGGTAACAATTTCAAGAACCTTTATTGAAACCAGCATTCAAATAGTATCTCAAGGGTGAAATTCTGTTTCAGCAAAACCAATTTaacaatttcaaatatatataaaaacatttaaaaattaatcttgttAAAGGTAATaatttccccttcccccatttTATCTGCTATACTTCATTGCACCAAATAAACAGGGAAGACTTTGTTTAATCatttgcaccaaaaaaaaaaaaaaaaaaggaaaattgcatTTTGACAAGTGCCAAATGTCAGAAATCACATCAGATCAGAGTGTAATTATAGGCTTAATGTGGTATAACTAAGGCTTTCAGTACTACAGTCCACAAACCCTATGTGAATCCCCACCATCTTAAGGTCTCCTGTAGCTCGACTTCACTGGACTAAAAGGCACAGGGGCCGTTACCTATGATAGACGAAGTGATGCAGTACTTTTGGAAAAGTAGAAACAGGCACTAATCAAGGGTTACTTCCAATCATTTCAGCAGTAGTCTGGCGTGATCAGCCTGAGAAAGATTACATTTCTGGTTCTTGTTTGAGTTGGGCCCAAAAGTGTGAGCTGCTAGTGGAACAGAAGCTACAGAAGCTCCCGTGAGAACAGGTCAAAGGTGTACTTAATTTAGAATTTCAACGTAACGaggtgctatacagcatgtttaATACGAGGCTTTTAAGAGTAGCATCTATTGAGTTTTCAGATATTAAACATAGAAATAAGTACAGTCTGTACTTGTGTGCCAATTTAAAAGCTTtatcagtatttaaaaatatacatatatatatatatatatatatatataaaatatggtcaagaagAGTCTTTACAGTTACTCTTAATAGATGAGTCCTTTAATTTGTTTACAAATAGtatataaagggagaaatggatTTGTGGCAGAGCTAAGTCAGACAGAAGCACTGTCCAGTCTAACTTGCTTGACGACCCTGCCACAGCTTGAGCGGACACGGTCCTTACTGACGTCTCCGGGGAAGCAGCAATTGGGGGTGGCAGGAGAGGGCTTCTGACACTCTTATATACAATCCCATTGAAACCCACTCTCCTTCAAGCCAAACGCAATCCAGTTGTATACTGCAACCTGATCAAACTAAACACCAAGCAAAACAGATGGCCAAGAACGCTGTCTGTCTCCTCTGCAGCAGGACAACAGAGAACCCAGAGAGTTCTAAAGAAAGCTGTCTTACCAAAGAGTTATTATGTGCAACCTAGTAACTTCTTACACATGTGTTTAGAAAGATAAGAGCAAGTGTTTCAAGTGGCAGGCACTTGAAATTCTAAGTTTTCTCTGTGAATAAAAAGTGTTTATGGTAACTGGGGGGGAAAAGGTATTACTACAGTTGGGTAGACAGAAACAGTAGTTGTTGTTCTATCAATACATACCCACAAAATTAGACAAGTCAATTGCCCTCCCAGAAGCCTGGCTTTCAGGCACATTTTTGTGCAAAAATCCCAGTTAAGCACAAATAACAGTAATTTCTCTCATACTAACATGTGGCACAGTTCACATTTTCAGAATAACTTCATCTTCCCTGAAAGAACATTCAGTCCAGTCTCCAGGCAAACACTGAATTTTATCTTAAGCTCTCTGGCTCTTCTACCTGTGGGCGGTCATCTTCCAGGCGCTGGGCCCTGTCCTGGAGGGCCCCCGTCTGCTCGGCTTCTGGAGGGGTGGGCGCCCCTGGGTGCCGCTCAGGGCTGTTGGCTTCCGAGGCATCTTGCCCACCCGACAGGTGCTCCATCTTCTCTAAGTCCTCGATGTGACTGACTGAGCTGGTCTCGCTCACAGCATCTGAACCTCTTAGGGACCTTTTAAAAGGCTTCTGGCCTGGAAGGAAGATCAATGAACGGCACTGAACACTCGGAAAACGAcacccctgcaatggaagctgtCTGTGCTCTAAGTGATTGCTTTATTTAATCACAACGGCTTCAGCAGAAACCCCTGGGATCACTGACTCTGAAGCAGGTAAGTGAGGAGGTGAGAAATGAGAGCTGATGTGACACTAACGCGCCCCCAGCGCCGAGGACTTTGAGGGAACCTCAGTCAGGAAAAGCTCAGGGGAGTGAGCCCCAGGTTAAGCATGACAGCTGTCCAGACCCTGACTCCCCCGGGGAGTGCTACCCAGGTATTTCCCCAAGGCTTTGAAACGGCTAAAGGGACAGTGACAGCTGTCCTTAAATGACGAGAAATAGGACTTTGGGTTAAAGAATCAAGAAAACAGAGGAATGCAGCTAATACCAAACGGGTAAAGCGTTACATGATGCAAAGGTCTGTTTTACCAGGGGAAATACAACTGGTTTTCTTCAGTGTTAATGAACTCAAACACGGAGACGTGACGTACCTGGAAGTCTCTGTTTAGTGCGAGCGCCTGAGGGGGTCTGAGGCGGTGTTACTCCCGAGCCTTGTACTTTGTACACGTATGTGTGTTCCGTGGACTCCAGGGAGCCTGCAGAaagggggggcggggaggtgtgGGGGGAGGTCCTGGCGCAGGCGCCCTGGGGGAGGCCCTGGGCCTCCTGACACGTGCCGGGAAGCGACAAAGCCATCTCGCAGCTGTGCCCACGAGTGAGTCCCGGCCCTGCTGGGGTGTTTCAGCCTCGTCTCCCCACGTGTCCTGTGTACGTGTGAAAACAACCAGACAGCAGGGGGGCCCAAGTGTGCCTGGGGAGCCAGGCCCCGGTGGGAAATGTCCTTTAGCGACAAGGGATGGATGCCTCTTTGCTAAAGGCTTGGCGGGTTCAGTGTCAGGTTATCCCTTGCTGTCATATGACACCGTAGTCATTCTTTCCTGGGGAAGGGGCCCCAGGTTCAGGGAATTATTCCACTGGTAGAACAGGAAAGGAGGGGCCTGCAGCTCAGTATCATCTTCCCCAGATCCCAGCAACTGGGAATACTTGCTGGTTGCCTGGTTTGAAATAAAATGGCTCAGTGCTACAGACTATAATCTTTCACTTGCCCCTGGCAAGAGCAGCTCTCTGCTGGGGCAAAACACTAATGAGGACTGCACAGAATGTTAACACTGAACCCAAACGTCCAGGACACACTGTCTGGAGGACTGAACAGCCGAGCGAACGCGTTCCTGCTGAGGCCAAGAGGAGTCGGCTGTGGGCAACGGGCATCTGCTTTCATACTGCTTCAGCTGTCGGGGCAGGAGAGGAAAGATGGCAGAGTCCCAGGGGCAGACACGTCTCGCCTCCTCTCACAAGAGTCCCGGCCCAGTGCTCGGTGTAAAGCCTGGGGCACGGACAAGGCTCCTCAGCACGAGCGGGGGATCCCAGGGCATCATCTGGCAAAACTCTCCAGATGAGAGAGAGTCCTACCTGCCGTTAGGTTAAAAGTTCTTCCCTTTTGTGAAGCCTGTACTGGAGAAAACCAATTCAGCACGGATCCTACCACGGGGATCTGCCGTAACACCCCCTGCAAAACATAACCGTTGCTCAAGGCCGTCCTGTGGAGGCTGGCGCCCAGCCTGAGGCCAGCGGGGGAGCCCACCCTGGGGCCTCACCTCTTCCAGAAGTCGCTCCTCATTTGCCTTCTGCAGTTGAATCTGAGCTTCCTGAATTCCTTTCCGAACCACTTCTGTCATGTTTTCCAGAAGCTGTGTTAAGACCAAGAAAGGCATTATTTGTCTAAGCTTCTTGCTGAAGGCCTAGAACTATTAACATAGCGCTGGGgacatttttcaaaagtataTTAGTAAATGGCACTTTAAAATGTcagtgtaaaaataaaacagaatgtcaAATAGAAGAGGTCAAAATGTTAAAGGAGGCCTAGGCAGACGTACCTTGGTGACCAGCCTCATTTTCCAGGGAACAGCAATAACTGTCCCTGTGATCTGAATGTCATATCAATAGAAAACAGACATGACTCTCAACATTCATGGAGACAGAGGCAGAAGTAATATAGGCGGGTTTGGAAGAAACTTCAAGAAGTCCACCCAAGAATGAATAAGCTTGGCTCCTAGGCTTCATTTCAAACTCCCTTCTCTTCCGCACCCCTACTACCAAAAGTGAATCACATGACACAGGTTTCTGCCTCCTCTCAGACCAGTCTGGCTTTggtcccttttctctccttttgagtAATTTCTAGTGACTCGCATATCTGGTGTGGAGAGCGTCCTGTAAGTCTGACAGCCTGGTCCTCCGTGCCAACTGGCCAAGAGAAGCAGGTCTATTACTGGCGGAAAGTTCTGTTATCAGAAGCACCATCCCATCCAGCCTCAGGACCAGCTCCAACCAGGAAATCTTCCCTGGCCTTGTCGGGCAGAGGTGAACACATCTTCCTGAATGCACAGCCTCCCCTAACTTCTGTCCACAACATTTACTACCTCAGTTGCTCACATGCGTCTCTTCCCCGCTCTGGCTTGTGAGTTCACTGAGGGCAGTGACCGCATCACATCACCGGCATCCCTGATGCCTGCACAATGCCTGGCTCACAGGAAGCCTTTAAAAACTTGggtaaagaatgaatgaacagacaCTGCCAAGGGTAGCTTCTTCGTTTGTGACTCCAGCTAATTGCCCAGGGAAAACCCAGAAAGGAATGAGACACTGATTAGTCTTACAGACCCTGGAGTTTTCCTCGATTTCTCGGGCTGTGACTGCAATGGTCTCCACTAGTTCAGAAACATCTATGTCGTCACTCGCCATGCCAATGTAAATACAGCTCTTCATGCTTTTATACTCAGGGCCTGCGGGCAGAAACAACAGACCGACTTGGTTCCCAAGTCCTCAGACACGGGCCACTCCCTGTACAGCAGCGCGACCAGGCACAGAGGAGCCTCCCCGAGGGGGTGAGGACATGGATCTAATGAGGAGATGGGACCCAGAGAGGCTGCAGAAGGGGCAGAGGGCTCTCTCACCCTGGGAAGATCTAAATAGCTAAGAGAGGCCACTTCCCTTCAAACCAGTTAAAAAACAGCTGTCAAAGTTCACAGTTGACTTTAGAAGGAGTAATTACCCAttttaaatgtaaggtcagattCCAGTTCATTTAACTTTTTCAGGAGTCCAGCAtggattttttccccttctggatCCGATTTCAAACTGCTTTTATCATCATTAGCGTGTTCATACCTATAAACGATATCACATAACAGTACTTCAGGAATCTACAAGATCAAGTGTCTCTTCAGACACAGGATAACAGGTGGAATAGAAGCTACTGGAAGTTACCAAGGGTGTGGAATGAGACAAAGGGCAAAGGAGCCACTCAGAGGGTCTCAAGATCAAACCTTTCCAGAAAGTCCCAAGGGAAGCCCAAGTCTCCAGGGGCATGAAATGTAGAAGGAGGGGCAAGGCTGGGAAGTCCCATCACTTGTAAGAGGAACAGGAGGCTTCCCTGATCCAGAGAGGGGACGAAGGGGCCACAGGAGGGACACACACTGAACCAGAGGAACTGGGAACTGGCTTCTCCTTAGTGAGTTGTAGTTCTCTGTACGCACGTCAAGTGGTGCACCCAACGTACTTCTCCTAGTTAACTTTCAAGCTGGCACAGAAAGAACACAGCAACTCCTATTTCACTCAGTGCGCGCTGGGCCGCCTGCCCGCTGTGCTCTTGTAAATGCCCAGCACATCTAGATGAACTTTCATCAGACATGAACACTGTCACGCCACGTAGTCATCTTAGATTTCTAAGCTGGTTCACAAAATGACCCACCCACGGTCTTTACATCGTACCTGACAACCCCTATTCCAGGCCAGTTTGGGTCATCAACGTGTAAGAGACCTGCTGTTCCCGTCACCTCCTGCTTGAACTCCTCTCGCAGCTGCAGCGTACAGGTCAGGACTGGGAGCTTGCTCTGGATGCAGGCTGCGAGCTGATCCACATCCTCTCCCCGAGTTCCTAAAACTGAACACGTGCACAGAATGCAAGGGAAACGCTTAAAGAATGGCTGAAAATGAGGGGGCAGTGCTCCCACTTCTACTGTCAGAAAGCAGCTCTAGGTACAGCACATTAGCTGAGCtgaggagttaaaaaaaaaaaaaaaaaagccactaaaCCCAGATATGGAAGAATCAGGTGTTGAAAATTCATATAGCTGGCTGCCCCAGGTGTAGACACATTTTTTCCTTACACCGAAGAATTAACCTCTCCGATTTAATACACAAGGAAATCCTACCATAGAAATCAGATTCTTCTCACAGAAAGACTCTGCTTAAGTCAGGTTATAAACATCATAGCACAGGTTAGAAACAAGGAGGCGACCACACAGTTCTCGCTCTACGTTcacatggagagaaagagaggggttTCTGGGGGCAAGGGTTGGGGGCAGAAGGGCAGGGTGATGATGGCGACAGTACCAAGTACTTCTGCAGGTCAGAGCCTGAGAGGGCTCAGGGTTCAGGGATCCAAGAGTCTTGGCAACATCACGGCGCCCTCACTTCTGCTGATTCCAACACTTATGTGATCTAAGCCTCAACGTAGGTGGCCTGGGGTATCCACAGCTAGCTTTTCCAGGTTCAGAGGCTAAGCCTCTGGGGCTAGGCCCCCTGCATAGCAGGAGCAGAGACTCCTAGAAGGCCTGGAGGCCACTGGCTATCTTCACGATGGCTCTTCTGTGCAGGGCAGTTGCCTGCACTTCACCACTTTTAtgtttttgagaaaatatctttCCAAAAATGTTGAAAACACCTCATGAAAAACCAtcaaacattttctgaaaatgtttaaatCATCTCAGAAAAAAGCACAATCAGATTTTTAAGGCACctcttttcagattatttttaagtGCCTACTATAAAATACACCAACCACTACCCAAGCCATTTCATATTCACAATCTCACAGTTTAATCTTCACGTCACCACTATGAGGGGGTGGGGAACAGCTCTGGAGATAAGAAACTTGCTCCAGGTCCTACAGGTATGAAATGGCCGAGGGGGGAAACAAGAATCCCCAGGACTTTGTCATAAAAGTCCACGTGCTTTCAGCTCTGTAGTTCTCTAAAATGTCtacaacagtggttctcaaccttcaCTGGCCTACTGTGCCCAGGCTCCACTCCAAGTAAACCCAGTCAGTCAACCAGAATCTCTGCAGGTGGGGCCCAGGCGCTGGGAGTTTTCAGAGCTCCACAGGGATTCTGAAGTCAGtctgggctgagaaccactgaacaGAGGGTCACAGGACATCAAAACACAGGAATTCAACTGACTTCAGAGGTCTCTCTTTCTCAGAAGTTACCCCGGAAGGTTAATCTACCTAAACTCAgaccaaaggaaaaggaaaagcctctccagggagagaagagaatATCACAGCCTGGACTTTGACAGACACAGCATTGGTGCTCCCAGAACAGCGAGGGCGACCCACGAAGACTGGTTACCTGCCGCAGTAGTCAGGGGGCTGAACCGCACGCACGTGCCCTCCACCTCCAGATCCACGACCGTGAGGCCACTCGCGGGCACCAGCTGCTTCAGCTGTTCTCCCAGCTGCAGGGAAAGGGGCAGAATGCACACACTCCCGCAAGGAGGGAATCCAGAGTCTCTGGACCTGCCCTCGTCCGCTCAGCCCAGACCCAAGAGGCTACTGGAGGCTAGTTTCCTTTcacctttaattttctttgaatACTTACGGcaccttgtttttaaaaaccgtaaattttacattttttcttactAAAAAATATAAGTTCACTATAGAAAGATCTAGGCAATAcaggtaaagtaaaaaaaaagaaaatttacccACAATACACCACTGAGAGACACCCACTGTTGACATGTGGCataaccatcccccaccccctggaTCTTcggggtgtatatgtgtgtgtgtgtgtcttctgtTGTCATAAAACATGACATTCCACATGCTGTGTAGTAATCTGCATTTTTTCACGTAATTTACAATGACCGTTTCCCCTCTGCCATAAACATGCAGCTATGTGGTTTATATTGGCAGTTCTGAATGTCACtgtgtggatgtaccataatttatccaCCAAAACCCCTAGGTTGGGCATGTCCaatgttttttgtttcattttgtgtctttttaggtcgagccatgcagcttgcaggaccttagttccccgaccacggatctaaccctcgccccctgcagtggaagcgcggagtcctaaccactgggggCTTGTCCAATGTTTTGCTAGGACTGGTACTGCTCTGGTGAACATCTTTACATTGTTTAGAATATTCTTTACACTCAAATCCAGGAGGTATGATTTCAGTGTCAAAAAGCAGCCAAAGCATAATGCTCTTGATCCATGTCGCCAGACTGCCAGAGGCGTGCAAGGGTCTGGCTCATGTGCTTCTGGTATCACCAGAGCTCCAAAGTGGCTACACCGCAGGCCACGTTTTGCATGTTGTTGTTCAGCCTTACACAGCAGCAGGGAAACAGTCCCGTGAGGAACCAGCGGGAACAGTGTTGACAGGACCTGCTGGAAGTCGTGCAGCATGTGGGGCTGTGGTCTGCTTCAGAGGCCCAGGACGAAGCCCCGCGCCTTCACAAGAGGCTGCCCCTGTGGGTTTCTGATTTCCCAGACAGGACCATGTGTTATCCCAACCATCCAGGATGCAGAAGAAAGGGCACGTGACAGCCATTCTTACCCAGCGGTTCAGTGCGTCGCAGGAGTGCCTCTCCTGGCTGACTGCTGACGGGGCCATGTTGGGCGCTGGGATGGCATTAAGTCCTGGATCTGACACACAACACAGAGAAGGGATTCGCCTCCCAGAAACACAGCTAATTACAAAACACCCCTCCAACCCCATTTCACTTAGCTCCCAACGTTAACCTGAGAGAAATGTCTCAACCGGAAATCAAATGTATATCTCACcatgaatgaacaaaatggcacATACATACGACGGAGTACATACAGCCGTAAGAAGTAAGGAAAGTCTGTCACATGCTCAACATAATGTACCCTGAAGgtgttatgctaaatgaaataagctagtcacaaaaagacaagcactgtgtgattccactaaCATGAGGTAAAGTTGTCTAATTCAGAGAgacagtagaatggtgggtgccaggggctgggggagcagggAATGGGagctagtgtttaatgggtatgaaGTTTGTTTTGCAAGACAAAAAATTTCTGGAGAGCTGTTGTCCAAcgatgtgaatatatttaacactactgaactgtacactttaaaatggttaaggtggtaaatttatggggttttttaaccacaattaaaatttttaaaaaatatatatgttacagAGGGTTTAaagctttcacttttttttctcatgaaaaaTACAACACTTGAATATATTCTCACAAAtagaattcttaatttcatttaaaaagtttttctttcaagGAATTCTGAGGGAAAATCAAAGCATAAAATTATAAGTTACCAACCAGTCTACCAGCACTGAGCACCGTGCAGGGAAATCAGAGACCCAGG
This DNA window, taken from Balaenoptera ricei isolate mBalRic1 chromosome 15, mBalRic1.hap2, whole genome shotgun sequence, encodes the following:
- the NTAN1 gene encoding protein N-terminal asparagine amidohydrolase isoform X2; this translates as MNSIKSFSDHTQCGRLEVHLVGGFSDDRQLSQKLTHQLLSEFDRQEDDIHLVTLCVTELNDREENENHFPVIYGIAVNIKTSEIYRASFQDRGPEEELRAARALTGGPMISIYDAKTEQLRIGPYSWMPFPHVDFWLQQDDKQILENLSTSPLAEPPHFVEHIRSTLMFLKKYPSPANMLFPGNKALLYKKNEDGLWEKISSPGS